From Pseudomonas saponiphila, a single genomic window includes:
- a CDS encoding toprim domain-containing protein, giving the protein MRKPTILCAIEGMFDAWSLSLMGFWVACVGGDRIIDAQAAYFAGQNVTELAFITDGDTAGYDAAVATIRNCESLGIVVNIVPLGAGMDDPDALRRAGRGEEMVQMIERRMNSGEYLARLATSYASEDPPNIRGLRRISAAASQLTPVSMRKWVDYRGSLSVPVHNETTALRMLASLSEAGFDFESAAKRVMEQTGYEFTMQG; this is encoded by the coding sequence ATGCGCAAGCCGACGATTCTCTGCGCTATCGAAGGGATGTTTGACGCATGGTCCCTGTCACTCATGGGTTTTTGGGTCGCCTGCGTCGGCGGCGATCGCATCATCGATGCCCAAGCTGCTTACTTTGCTGGCCAGAACGTCACCGAGCTGGCGTTCATCACTGACGGTGACACCGCCGGGTACGACGCAGCCGTTGCCACGATCCGCAACTGCGAGTCGCTAGGCATCGTCGTGAACATTGTGCCCCTTGGGGCCGGAATGGACGACCCGGATGCGCTGCGCCGCGCGGGCCGCGGCGAAGAAATGGTTCAGATGATCGAGCGCCGCATGAATAGCGGCGAATACCTCGCAAGGCTGGCAACCAGTTACGCCTCCGAAGACCCTCCAAACATCAGAGGCCTCCGCCGAATCAGTGCAGCAGCAAGTCAGTTGACGCCGGTTTCAATGCGCAAGTGGGTTGACTACAGGGGCTCTCTGTCAGTCCCGGTGCACAACGAGACCACCGCCCTGCGCATGCTCGCCAGCTTGTCCGAGGCTGGATTCGACTTCGAATCCGCCGCGAAGCGAGTAATGGAGCAGACCGGCTACGAATTCACCATGCAGGGATAA
- the istB gene encoding IS21-like element IS1474 family helper ATPase IstB, with protein sequence MMPQHTLNQLHQLRLDGMARALEEQWTLPASHSLSFDERLGLLLDRELAWRDNQRLVRLRKKAKLKYANACLEDLDRRTGRALDERLIATLASGDWIRQQHNLLLTGPTGAGKTWLACALGNQACRQGYSTLYLRTPRLLEQLRIAHGDGSFGRTLQQLAKVDVLVLDDWALAPLEEGARHDLLEVIDDRAGSRSTILTSQLPIEHWHGWINDPTLADAILDRLVHNAYRLTMKGESLRRKKAEEQAAS encoded by the coding sequence ATGATGCCGCAACACACCCTGAATCAACTGCACCAGCTACGCCTGGACGGCATGGCCCGCGCCCTGGAAGAGCAATGGACGCTGCCGGCCAGCCACAGCCTGAGCTTCGATGAACGCCTCGGCCTACTGCTCGACCGCGAACTGGCCTGGCGTGACAACCAGCGCCTGGTACGGCTGCGCAAGAAGGCCAAGCTCAAGTACGCCAACGCCTGCCTGGAAGATCTCGACCGCCGCACCGGACGCGCCCTGGACGAGCGTCTGATCGCCACCCTGGCCAGTGGCGACTGGATCCGCCAGCAGCACAACCTGCTGCTGACCGGCCCGACCGGTGCCGGCAAAACCTGGCTGGCCTGCGCCCTGGGCAACCAGGCCTGCCGCCAGGGCTATAGCACCCTGTACCTGCGCACCCCGCGCCTGCTGGAACAACTGCGCATCGCTCATGGCGACGGCAGCTTCGGCCGTACCCTGCAACAGCTGGCAAAGGTCGACGTCCTGGTGCTGGACGACTGGGCGCTAGCCCCGCTGGAGGAAGGAGCCCGGCATGACCTGCTGGAGGTGATCGACGACCGCGCTGGCAGCCGCTCCACCATCCTGACGAGCCAACTGCCCATCGAGCACTGGCACGGCTGGATCAACGACCCGACCCTGGCCGATGCCATCCTCGACCGCCTGGTGCACAACGCCTACCGACTGACGATGAAAGGCGAGTCGCTGCGCCGAAAAAAAGCCGAGGAACAAGCCGCATCGTGA